The segment GCCTGAAAAGGGTGTCGTTGCGTTGGCCCTCCGGAATCGCCCCGGAAAGGCTTCTGGGCGCCGGCGAGGATGCGTTTGTGGCGGTGCTTAGCCCCAGAGCGTCGGCCAGCTCGTCGCGGAGATATGGCGGCCTCTCGTGGTGACTCACGATGCGGGACCGGAACGGCTCGCGCTTGTTGTGAAAAAAGCCCGGCACACGCATCACGCGCGGAAGGTCGCACACCTTTGGGTCAGCGTTGAACCGTTGGGCGATGGCCTGTTGTATCTGCCTGAAGTTTTCTAGAGGCACGTCCGCCACCAGCCAGTAGGCATGCCAACGACCGGGGGATGACTCCACCACTATGTGCGGGGGTAAGTGAAAGGCAGACACTGGTTCCAATGGCGCTCCGTCTAGGTCGGCAAAGCACGCGCGCACCTTCTGCACGTTGTCGGCCCTCCTGCCTTTGCAGTCCCCGGCGTTCACCATGACGAAGACGCCCGCGCCCGCGGCGTTCAAGCGCGCCAGCATATCGCCGTACTTAGCCAGGTTACCGTGGAGGATTCTGGCTCGGTGGCGTCTATGCTTTTGCCCGTCGCCGAACGTCTGGAACGTGTGGAACGTGCCCAGCCGCTCCAGGAAGGCCCGCGCCTGGGCCAGGTCCACCGTAGGCTCCCTGATGCACTCAGCGGCGTTCATGCGGCCACCTGCTCGATCAGTGCGCGGATGTCCTCCACCCGCCAGGCGGTGATGCGTTCGCCCAGCTTGACGGGTTGCGGATAGCGGCCTGACTTCACGCCGGCCCACCAGGTAGATCGGCAGACGGGGAACAGGGCGGGAATCGCCGGATCTTTGTTAGTGGCAGGCTTGCCGAGAATCTGCGGCAACCGCAAGTAGCCGGTTTCGGGGAGTGGTGCTGCCATGTTGCTTTCCTTCGGCCCTGTGCGGCCGTTGTTGAACATGGCTACCTATCATTGTCATGAGCGGCCCGTTGAATAGTGGGGCAGGTTCAAATAACCCCCACCCCCAAATTTCCGAACCTACACCACCCCAAGGCGCGAACTTACCCCACCCAGCCGGAGCGCTTACTCGCCAGGGGTCTTTGGTGCGCCACCGGCACGTTGCCAATTCGCAACGCTGGCTATCCGCTCCCGCGCATTTCCAGTTAGCTCAGGTTTGTTTGCTTCGAGCCATGTTTCCAGCGCCTGCTTGGCACTCTTGCCAGCCGTGGCCTTTGGATCGTTGCGAACGGCATCAAACGCTTCAATTGCCGCGCGTAACTCTTCCGGGAATCGACTCAAATCGGGCTTTCGCGCTGACTGCTCGCTAGCACCAGCAGGCCAGCCATGCGGGATTCCACAGGCAGTGGCCCACTGCACCAAGTCGGCCACATGAACGGTTGTATCGCTACACAGCTCATCGCTCGCGCTATCGCAGGGCACTGTCCATTGATCGTAACCGTTGGCTTCCCAGGCTAGCGGATTTGCTGCGCGCACTCTGCCGCTCTGCACGGCGCGGATCAGCGCAATCTCGTAGGCGTCCGCGCTGGCGGCTTTTGCTTTGTCGGAATCAATGCGATTCGTTGAGGGCTTGGGATTCAGTCCGGCGAGAAGGCGCGCCGCTTCGCGAATGCCCAACGGGTCGACAATTTTCCAAATCTTCCAGTGGTCGAGACCCTGCGCCCCAATTTCCGGCAACGCGTCGTCTGTCCAGCCAAAGAGCGGGTCATCCGTCATTGCGCACACCTCTGCGCCCTCCAAGGGGTGCCGCGCCAACCGGGGAAGGTGCCCGGCTTTCGGGGATCAGCCTAGGCGCGGCGTAAATCTTGTGCCATGCAGTGTCGTCTAGTCTCGTCGCATGGTGTGCAACTTTGGATGGGGTGGACGGTGGCTCAGGCGCGCGCGCGTCCCATCGGCACCACGTTGCCGCCCTCCTTGAGGGTGTCTAGGTAGTCAGCCCATTGCTGCATCATGGCGCGACGTTCGGGCAAGTGTGCGGTGCGGTTGTAGGCGCGGCCGTTGGGGTCGCGCACGGCGTGGGCTAGCTGGTGCTCGATGTAGTCCGGTCGGACGTGCAGCACCTCGTCCAGAATGGTGCGGGCCATGGCGCGGAAGCCGTGACCGCTCATTTGGTCCTTTTCGTAGCCCATGCGCCGCAGGGCGAGGCGCACGGCGTTGTTACTCATTGCGGTGCGCTGGGTTCGGCCGGGGAAGACGTGGGGGCCGGTGCCGGTGAGGGCGTGCAGATCGCGCAGGATCGCCACGGCTTGCGTGGACAGGGGCACCAAATGCGGTTCGCGCATCTTCATCCGCTCGGCCGGGATGTTCCACTGTGCGGCATCGAGGTCGATTTCGGCCCATTTGGCCTCGCGCAGTTCGCCGGGGCGCACGAATAACAGTGGCGCCAGCCGCAGGGCGGACTTGACGATCAGGCCGGCGCGCACGGTATCCATGGCGCGCAGTAGCTCGCCCACCTTGACCGGATCGGTGATGCTGGCGAAGTGGACCGGCTTCCAGGGGGTGAGGGCGCCGCGCAGGTCGGCAGCGGGGTCACGTTCGGCGCGACCGGTTTGGATGGCGTAGCGGAATATCTGCCCGCAGTTCTGCACGGCACGGTGGGCGGTTTCCAGTGCGCCGCGATCCTCGATCCGTCGCAGCACCTTCAGCAGCTCCGGGGCAGTGATTTCGGCAATAGGGCGGACGCCAAGCCAAGGGAACAGGTCGCGCTCCAGGCGGGCAATGATCTTGCCGGCGTGGTTGGGTGCCCACTGTGTGGATTGCTTGGCGAACCATTCGCGGGCGACCGCCTCAAAGCCGTTGGACGCGCGCTCGCTCCCGGCCGCTTTCTCGGCCTTGCGCTGCTCGCTGGGGTCCACGCCCGCGTCCAGCAGCTTGCGCGCCTTGTCGCGCTTGTCGCGCGCGTCCTTCAGTCCGATGACCGGATATGCCCCCAGGGCCAGGCGCTTTTCCTTGCCCCCAAACCGGTACTTGAGGCGCCACAGCTTGCCCCCGGCTGGGGACACTTCCAGGTACAGCCCTCCCGCATCGAACAAGCGGCGAGGCTTGCCGGATGGCTTGGCACTGCGGATCGCCGAGTCAGAGAGGGGCATTTGGGGGCATCCTCAGTGCGGCCGGTGGCCTATGCCCCCGATCATGCCCCCGGCTGGGGGCAGATTACAACGCACGTCGTTGGACGCTATCGGGCACAAAAAAGGCCGGAAGCCTTGATGTTACAAGCTTTGCCGGCCTTCTTTGGATGTCGCTGGACTAACTTTTGGTGGAGCGGAGGAGGATCGAACTCCCGACCTTCGCATTGCGAACGCGACGCTCTCCCAGCTGAGCTACCGCCCCACGTGAGCTGCGCATGTTAGCAGCGGCCGGGCGGCTCGCCAATACCCGGGGCGTGCCGGTGGGCAGGTGGCCGGGGGTATCCGACGTTGCCCCCGCTTCGCGCGAAGCGATACCATCGACGCGAGACGGGGGAGCGATCGAGCCACGCGGCATGCCGCAATGGCGCTGGTGTTTCCGGCTGGCGGAAACGCGCATTTCCTTGGTACCCCCAGGGTGGAATCACTCCGGTCGACCCGCAGGGTCGGCGAGGCCAGCGGGTGCCCAAGGTGGTCTCGGATATGGACTGGCGTCGGTTGCAGCGCTCGTGGAGCGCCTGAAGCCCATCGTGCGAAGCATTGCCCTGTCGCGCCAGGTCGGCGTGGCAGTGGTCTATTGCGCATCGGTGGCATTGCTCGACCACCTGTCCATGTCGCACTGGATCGTGCTGACCGGCTTGCACCTGGGGGCCCTGCTGCTGGTGGACTACCGCTACTGGCCGGCACTGTTCGCCGGTGACGTGGCATGGCTGGGCTACCTCAGCCTCACTTCCTACGCGCAGCTCGGCACGCTGTGGGCGTTGGTCAACCTGATCCCTCCCATCGCCTGGTACGCCCCGCTGGTGCTGATGTTCCGCGAGCACTGGGGGCTCGACCCGGCCCGCGGTTCCACCCACATGCCGACGCTGATGGTCTGCGCGGTGGCCGTGTCCGGCATCGCCACGCTGATCGCGATCGGCCAGTTGCAGGTGGTGCCGCTGCCGACGGGCAGCTCGCTGCACTACAACGAAACCCTTCCGCGGCTGGTGCTCGGCAACCTTCTGGGCGTCCTCACGGTGACACCCGTGCTGCTGGTGTGGCAGCAGGGCCTGGCTGCGACCGGCTGGCGCTGGCTCAGCTGGATGCGCCAGTGCACCGAGAGCCGCCTGGCCATCGAATCGGGCTTTGCCGTGGTGCCGTTCATCGGCGCCCTGTGCTGGCTGGGAGGACGCCACGGCGAGATGCGCGACGTGATCCAGCTGGCCATGTTCGTGCCGGTGGTGATCCTGGCCATGCGGCACGGTTGGCGCGGCGCCGCGATCGGGGGGATGCTGGCGACGGGCGGGGTCATGACCCTGATGCCGGTGCACGACGACGCGACCACCCTGCATGCGGAGGCGATGATGGCCGTCGCGATGGCCACCATGCTGGTGATCGGTGCACGCATCACCTACCTGAATGGCCGCGCCGAGCGCGAGCAGTCGCAGATGCGCGCGGTGTTGAACCAGACCCAGCGGCAGATCGTCGAGGACGAGGCGGAGCTGCGCGTCATGGCCCGTGCACTGGAGGAGTTCCGGGAGTCGTTCCAGGGCGTGCTGCACCAGATGCTGGGGCGGGCCGGTGGCGCCGCAGACGTTCGGGCCCTGCAGCGGAGCGCGTTGCGGGACAGCCTGCCGGCAGCACTGCCGGAATCGACGGTCGATTCGCTGCACCCGTCCATGCTGGCGCGGTCGGGACTGCCGGGTGTGCTGGGCAAGGAGGGGCTTGCCCGGCTGCTGCAGGACGCGGGAGTGGACTATGCCTGGGACCTGCGCGGCCCGGTCAGCCTGCTGCGGCAGGGGACCAGTCTCGCGCTCTATCGCATCGTGCTGGAAGCCCTGGCCGACGCCTGTTCGCGACGGGACGTGGCTGCCGTGCGGATCCGCCTGCGCTGTGGCGAGCAGCGGCGATCCTGGGCGGTTGCGGTGATCGATATCCAATGCGACCCCGAGCGCGCCGCCCGGGTCGACTGGGGGCGGCTGGTGCCCCGGCTGCAGCTTCGCGCCAGCGGGCTCGGTCGCCGGGCGATCGAGGACCAGGCCGCCCTGTTCGAGGGCGCCGTGCGCGAACGGCCGACACCCCATGGCCAGCGGGTCACCGTGGGGCTGCTGCAGTCGGCTTCGCTGCTTGCCGGCGAGCTCGACGACCAGGCCTCGAAGCTTCGCCAGGCCTGAGTCGCGCCGCGGCGGTCTCAGCCGGGAAGCAGGGCCGGTAGCGGGCCGCCCAGCAGTTCGCCGCGCCAGCCGTCGAGGAAATCCGGCCACTCGCCGGAGCTCACGTATTCCTCCAGCACCTTGCGGGGACACAGCAGGCCGCTGGGCAGATCGAGTTCGGTGGCGAGGGCATCGACGCAATCCTTCATTGCGCCGAGGGCCTTCTTCGCCTCGCCCTGAAGCGGATGAGCCACCGGTGCGGTGGCCGCGATCTCCGCCTCGTCGACGGGATCGCGCAGCAGATCGAACAGTTCCCCGCGTTGCGCGCTGCGCAGTGCACGCTGGCCGCGGCTGCGCTGGTCCAGCTCGGCCTGGGTGGATGGCGGCTGCTGCACCAGACTCATCGCCAGGGCATCTTCGAGCAGCCACGGACGGGGTTTGTCCAGCGCGCGCGCTGTGCGATCGCGCCAGCGCAGCAGGCGACGCAGGAGAGCCTGCTTCGCGCGCGGCCAATCGGCGGCGCCGCGCAGGCCGCGCTGGGGCTGCGTGTCGCCCTCGGCGGCGGCAGCGCGATGCTTCAGGCGTTCGCAATCCTCCGCGTGCCAGTTCGCACGGCCGCGCTGTTCGAGGCGGCTGGCCAACTGGTCGTGGATGCTCTCCAGGTAGACCACGTCGAGCGCGGCGTAGAGCCGCTGCGAGTCGGTCAGCGGTCGCTGCATCCAGTCCGATCGTGTCTCGCCCTTGTCCAGCTCCACCTGGCACAACTCGGCCACCAGTGCGCGATAGCTGATGCCCAGGCCCATGCCGACGAAGGCGGCGGCGATCTGGGTGTCGAACAGCGCGCGCGGTCCACCCGGCAGGAACGGGGCCAGGGTCTCCAGGTCCTCGCCGGCGCTGTGCATGACGGTGACCGCATCGCCGCCATGCAGCTGCGGCTTGAGCGCATCGCCGATGTCGAACGCCAGCGGATCGACCAGCGCGTAGCGGCCGTCCCAGCCCAGTTGCAGCAGCGCCAGTTGCGGATGGAAGGTGTTGCGCCGCATGAACTCCGTATCCAGTCCCACCCGCGCGTCGGCGGGCAGGTCGGCGAGCCATCGGTCGAGCGCATCGCGGCGATCGATCCAGACAGCGTCGGAGGGCAGGGCGGGCAACGGCATGCGGAGGGATCCTCGGGTCGTGAACGGCGGCTCCTGGAGGCCGCGCAAGGGAGCGCAGGAAGGTCGATTGCCTGCGGTCGGCATGGCACGATAGCAGCCCCTACGAGGACGCCCCAAGATGCCCAAAGGATCGAACATCGACCGACAGCGCGCGCTTGGCGGCGCGCTCGGCGTGGTCGTGCTGGGCTTTGCGCTGACTTACCACTTCTTTCCGAGGGTATTCCACGTCAATCCCGAGGACGTGGCGCCGCGCCGTTCGATGTCGCTCGGCGTGGCGCAGCCGGCGCGAACGGCCAGCGCGCCGATGGTGGTGGACCGCGGCGAGATCGATGCCGGCCCGCCGCTGACGCTGGCGCCGGCCGCGGTGATCGCCGCGCGGACGCATCGCGTCGATGCCGCCTTGCCTGCGCAGAAGGGAGAGGACCCGCCGGAAGTGGTGGCCCTGCTGGATCGCGCGGACAAGGCCCTGCATGCCGGGCAGGTGGCGGGTGCCCCCGACAGTGCCGCCTCGCTCTACCAGCAGGCGCTCAAGATCACTCCGGACAGCCACCGCGCCCTGCAGGGGCTCGACGAGGCGCGTGCACGGCTGGTGGCGGCGATCGGCCAGGACATCGCACTGGGCGACGCCGATGCGGCCGGTGACCTGATCGAGTCGCTGCGCACGCTTCCGGGCAGCGAGGCCGACGTCAAGACACTCGACACCAGCCTCGGCACCCTGTTGAAGGTGCGACCGATGCTGGCCAAGGCCGCTGCGCTGCTTGGCGCGGGCAAGGTCGACGGCCCGGGCGAGGACAATGCGCTGGCCGGCTATCGGCAGGTATTGGCCATCGATCCGCAGAACGCGGTGGCGCAGCAGGGGCTGTTGCAGGTGCAGCGCGCGGTGCTGGACCGGGCGCTGGCGGCGGTGGCGCAGAACGACTTCGACGCGGCGGACAAGGCGCTCGGCGAGGCCCAGGCCATTCAGCCGGATTCCCCGGCCATGCGGGACGCGACCGCGCGTGTGGCCGGCATGCGCGACCAGCGCGCCAGCGGCCTGCTGGCCCAGGCCCGCACCGCGCTTGATGCGGGCAACCTCGCGCTGGCGCAGAAATTCGCCGCACAGGCAGCCGCGGTGAAACCGGACCTGGCCGGGCTGGACGAATTCCACGAGCGGCTGGTCAACGCCCGCCTGTATGCCAGCTACCGGCCGGGGCAGGTCTTCACCGACAGCTACGTCGATCTGCCGGGCAAGGCGCCGTCGATGGTGGTGATCCCCACCGGCAGCTTCATGATGGGGGCCGCCGATGCCGAGCCGGGCCACAGCGACACCGAGACTCCGCAGCACAAGGTGACCATCGCCAGCGGCGTGGCGATCGGGCGGACCGAGGTGACGGTGGGGCAGTTCCGTGAATTCGTCCGTGCCAGTGGCTACCAGCCGGATTCGGTGACCAAGGGCGGCTCCAGCATCTACGACGAGCGCGGCGGCGTGGTGCGCGACGATCCCCAGGCGACCTGGGAGGACGACTATGCCGGGCATCCCGCCGACGACGACATGCCGGTGGTCAACGTCTCCTGGAACGATGCCAAGGCTTATGTGGACTGGCTGGCCAAGCACACCGGCAAGTCCTACCGCCTGCCCAGCGAAGCCGAGTTCGAGTACGCACTGCGTGGCGGCACCACCACCCGTTACTGGTGGGGCGACGGCACGCCCGACAAGCGGGTGGAAAACCTCACCGGGGCGCTGGACCGCTCCCGCAACGGCCGGCGCTGGAGCAATGCTTTCCGGGGTTATCGCGATGGTTACTGGGGCCCGGCGCCGGTGATGAGCTTCCTGCCGAATCCTTTCGGGCTGTACGACATCAACGGCAACGTGTCCGAGTGGGTCGCCGATTGCTGGCACGACAGCTACCTGCGCGCGCCCCGCGACGGCAGCGCCTGGATCAATCCGGGCTGCAGCGCCCACGTGGTCCGCGGCGGCTCCTGGGGCAGCGCGCCGGACCAGGACCGTTCGGCCTACCGGCAGGGCGTCGATGCCGACGTGCGCAGTGCCCGGGTCGGATTCCGGGTGGCCCGGGAACTCTGAGCGGGTCCTGACTGCCATCGACAGGTTCTTGCGCACCCCCCGGGTGATCGCGCTATCTTGACCACTCCGGCGCTGCCGCCCTCGGCCGCGCCCCGAGACAAACGCTCCGTTAGTGCTTATTTCGGGATGCCTCCGGCGCGTTGGGAGGCCCCGGGCCCTTGGCCACCTCCACCTCACGTCGAGGAGCACGCCATGGAACCGCAACCGGTCCGCCTGTTTGTCCCCTATACCGACGATACCCCCTGGATCGTGCGCGGCGAGGTCGCGCGCGTCGGAACCTTTGGCAGCCGTGCCGATGCCGTGCGGGCCGCGATGGCCATGCGGGCCAAGCTCGCGCGCGCCTGGGGCGTGTCGCACCCGCCGGTGCAGGTGCAGGAATGCGATGGCAGCTGGCACGACGTGGAAGACGAGGAGCCGCTGTTCGGCTGAGCCGGCCGTCGATGACGGACGCGCCAAAAGGAAAACCCCGCCGAGGCGGGGTTTTTCATGTCTGGTACCGGTGATAGGACTCGAACCTACACGACATC is part of the Dyella thiooxydans genome and harbors:
- a CDS encoding ribonuclease D; translated protein: MPLPALPSDAVWIDRRDALDRWLADLPADARVGLDTEFMRRNTFHPQLALLQLGWDGRYALVDPLAFDIGDALKPQLHGGDAVTVMHSAGEDLETLAPFLPGGPRALFDTQIAAAFVGMGLGISYRALVAELCQVELDKGETRSDWMQRPLTDSQRLYAALDVVYLESIHDQLASRLEQRGRANWHAEDCERLKHRAAAAEGDTQPQRGLRGAADWPRAKQALLRRLLRWRDRTARALDKPRPWLLEDALAMSLVQQPPSTQAELDQRSRGQRALRSAQRGELFDLLRDPVDEAEIAATAPVAHPLQGEAKKALGAMKDCVDALATELDLPSGLLCPRKVLEEYVSSGEWPDFLDGWRGELLGGPLPALLPG
- a CDS encoding MASE1 domain-containing protein, with the protein product MRSIALSRQVGVAVVYCASVALLDHLSMSHWIVLTGLHLGALLLVDYRYWPALFAGDVAWLGYLSLTSYAQLGTLWALVNLIPPIAWYAPLVLMFREHWGLDPARGSTHMPTLMVCAVAVSGIATLIAIGQLQVVPLPTGSSLHYNETLPRLVLGNLLGVLTVTPVLLVWQQGLAATGWRWLSWMRQCTESRLAIESGFAVVPFIGALCWLGGRHGEMRDVIQLAMFVPVVILAMRHGWRGAAIGGMLATGGVMTLMPVHDDATTLHAEAMMAVAMATMLVIGARITYLNGRAEREQSQMRAVLNQTQRQIVEDEAELRVMARALEEFRESFQGVLHQMLGRAGGAADVRALQRSALRDSLPAALPESTVDSLHPSMLARSGLPGVLGKEGLARLLQDAGVDYAWDLRGPVSLLRQGTSLALYRIVLEALADACSRRDVAAVRIRLRCGEQRRSWAVAVIDIQCDPERAARVDWGRLVPRLQLRASGLGRRAIEDQAALFEGAVRERPTPHGQRVTVGLLQSASLLAGELDDQASKLRQA
- a CDS encoding helix-turn-helix transcriptional regulator translates to MFNNGRTGPKESNMAAPLPETGYLRLPQILGKPATNKDPAIPALFPVCRSTWWAGVKSGRYPQPVKLGERITAWRVEDIRALIEQVAA
- a CDS encoding DNA-primase RepB domain-containing protein, with translation MDLAQARAFLERLGTFHTFQTFGDGQKHRRHRARILHGNLAKYGDMLARLNAAGAGVFVMVNAGDCKGRRADNVQKVRACFADLDGAPLEPVSAFHLPPHIVVESSPGRWHAYWLVADVPLENFRQIQQAIAQRFNADPKVCDLPRVMRVPGFFHNKREPFRSRIVSHHERPPYLRDELADALGLSTATNASSPAPRSLSGAIPEGQRNDTLFRLARGLVYEGLSPAVVAQRLQKINAERCTPPLCASEVDHIAASASARGSQGFAMLPHALLDSPAWKALPTRSQSIVVGAYRQLNLNNNGKIALPWCDFKDQNGLERPATFYRFRALAVDAGVLIQTEAGEITQQGKKPARFAIATELLPAWLDTRSAPSASNPERVPKNISTVNDF
- a CDS encoding tyrosine-type recombinase/integrase, translating into MPLSDSAIRSAKPSGKPRRLFDAGGLYLEVSPAGGKLWRLKYRFGGKEKRLALGAYPVIGLKDARDKRDKARKLLDAGVDPSEQRKAEKAAGSERASNGFEAVAREWFAKQSTQWAPNHAGKIIARLERDLFPWLGVRPIAEITAPELLKVLRRIEDRGALETAHRAVQNCGQIFRYAIQTGRAERDPAADLRGALTPWKPVHFASITDPVKVGELLRAMDTVRAGLIVKSALRLAPLLFVRPGELREAKWAEIDLDAAQWNIPAERMKMREPHLVPLSTQAVAILRDLHALTGTGPHVFPGRTQRTAMSNNAVRLALRRMGYEKDQMSGHGFRAMARTILDEVLHVRPDYIEHQLAHAVRDPNGRAYNRTAHLPERRAMMQQWADYLDTLKEGGNVVPMGRARA
- a CDS encoding formylglycine-generating enzyme family protein — its product is MPKGSNIDRQRALGGALGVVVLGFALTYHFFPRVFHVNPEDVAPRRSMSLGVAQPARTASAPMVVDRGEIDAGPPLTLAPAAVIAARTHRVDAALPAQKGEDPPEVVALLDRADKALHAGQVAGAPDSAASLYQQALKITPDSHRALQGLDEARARLVAAIGQDIALGDADAAGDLIESLRTLPGSEADVKTLDTSLGTLLKVRPMLAKAAALLGAGKVDGPGEDNALAGYRQVLAIDPQNAVAQQGLLQVQRAVLDRALAAVAQNDFDAADKALGEAQAIQPDSPAMRDATARVAGMRDQRASGLLAQARTALDAGNLALAQKFAAQAAAVKPDLAGLDEFHERLVNARLYASYRPGQVFTDSYVDLPGKAPSMVVIPTGSFMMGAADAEPGHSDTETPQHKVTIASGVAIGRTEVTVGQFREFVRASGYQPDSVTKGGSSIYDERGGVVRDDPQATWEDDYAGHPADDDMPVVNVSWNDAKAYVDWLAKHTGKSYRLPSEAEFEYALRGGTTTRYWWGDGTPDKRVENLTGALDRSRNGRRWSNAFRGYRDGYWGPAPVMSFLPNPFGLYDINGNVSEWVADCWHDSYLRAPRDGSAWINPGCSAHVVRGGSWGSAPDQDRSAYRQGVDADVRSARVGFRVAREL